The Tistrella mobilis genome window below encodes:
- a CDS encoding LysR family transcriptional regulator — protein MIRPDLDITLLRCFLTVLDAGGFARAASLLGRTQPAVSQQIRRLEDLLGHRLIQRASPGRSQPPQPTAAGERLAEQARRLIALHDGLVADMLGLEDLPATLRLGIHQHASDEILGRLVAEVARLRPGTGLDLRITHNAQLAAEIAAGELDLALPLAIVTEGRPEVVQEGALPIAIDWRGEGGNPAGGAALPLIAFRPPCIFRQAAIMALGRAGRRWRLVHEATDARSLAAALSAGLGIAAVPDIGRYDDIPRAPAGLGLPLLPGAMLRPLAVPGLGADLVAALAGLAAGR, from the coding sequence ATGATCCGCCCCGATCTCGACATCACCCTGCTGCGCTGTTTTCTGACCGTGCTCGACGCCGGCGGTTTTGCCAGGGCCGCAAGCCTGCTTGGCCGGACCCAGCCGGCTGTCAGCCAGCAGATCCGTCGACTGGAAGATCTGCTGGGCCACCGGCTGATTCAGCGGGCCTCTCCCGGCCGAAGCCAGCCGCCGCAGCCGACGGCGGCCGGGGAACGGCTGGCCGAGCAGGCGCGGCGGCTGATTGCGCTGCATGACGGGCTGGTGGCGGACATGCTGGGGCTGGAAGACCTGCCGGCCACGCTGCGGCTGGGCATTCACCAGCATGCCAGCGACGAGATCCTGGGCCGACTGGTCGCCGAGGTGGCACGGCTGCGCCCGGGGACCGGTCTGGATCTGCGCATCACCCATAACGCTCAGCTGGCGGCAGAGATTGCTGCGGGCGAGCTTGATCTGGCGTTGCCGCTGGCCATCGTGACGGAGGGGCGCCCCGAGGTCGTGCAGGAGGGCGCCCTGCCGATCGCCATCGACTGGCGCGGGGAGGGGGGGAACCCGGCAGGCGGCGCTGCACTGCCGCTGATCGCCTTCCGTCCCCCCTGCATCTTCCGGCAGGCGGCGATCATGGCCCTTGGCCGGGCCGGGCGGCGCTGGCGGCTGGTGCATGAGGCAACCGACGCACGATCCCTGGCGGCGGCGCTGTCGGCCGGCCTTGGCATTGCCGCCGTGCCGGATATCGGCCGGTATGACGATATTCCGCGTGCCCCGGCAGGGCTTGGCCTGCCGCTCCTGCCGGGGGCGATGTTGCGCCCTCTTGCCGTGCCGGGACTTGGGGCTGATCTGGTTGCGGCCCTGGCAGGCCTGGCCGCCGGACGCTGA
- the fliP gene encoding flagellar type III secretion system pore protein FliP (The bacterial flagellar biogenesis protein FliP forms a type III secretion system (T3SS)-type pore required for flagellar assembly.), translated as MKQRVRQRAARLAGLVVPGLLMALAFSHTALAQSVTVDLGAEDPGGFTGRIVQLVTLVTVLSLAPGLLVAVTSFTRIVVVLSLLRSALGVQQTPPNAVLIGLAMFLTGFVMTPTFERAWTEGVAPLVAEDITEEEAFDRISAPFRDFMTAHVGERELTAFVDMAALDPEPASVEDVPLQVLVPAFMVSELRRAFEIGFLVFLPFLIIDMLVASLLMSMGMMMLPPVMISLPFKLIFFVLIDGWSLIAGSLVRSFAS; from the coding sequence GTGAAGCAGAGGGTGCGGCAGCGGGCCGCACGACTGGCCGGTCTCGTCGTTCCTGGTCTGCTGATGGCGCTGGCCTTCAGCCACACGGCTCTTGCCCAATCGGTGACGGTCGATCTGGGCGCCGAGGATCCGGGCGGTTTTACCGGCCGGATCGTTCAGCTCGTCACCCTGGTCACGGTGCTGTCGCTGGCACCGGGCCTGCTGGTGGCCGTTACCTCCTTCACCCGCATCGTGGTGGTGCTGTCGCTGTTGCGCAGCGCGCTGGGTGTGCAGCAGACACCGCCCAATGCGGTGCTGATCGGTCTTGCCATGTTCCTGACCGGTTTCGTGATGACCCCCACTTTCGAGCGCGCCTGGACCGAGGGCGTCGCCCCTCTGGTGGCCGAGGACATCACCGAAGAGGAAGCCTTCGACCGGATCTCCGCACCGTTTCGCGACTTCATGACCGCCCATGTCGGCGAGCGCGAGCTGACGGCCTTCGTGGACATGGCTGCCCTCGATCCGGAACCGGCCTCGGTAGAAGATGTCCCCCTTCAGGTGCTGGTGCCGGCCTTCATGGTCAGCGAGCTTCGCCGCGCTTTCGAGATCGGCTTCCTGGTCTTCCTGCCCTTCCTGATCATCGACATGCTGGTGGCATCGCTGCTGATGTCCATGGGCATGATGATGCTGCCGCCGGTGATGATCTCGTTGCCGTTCAAGCTGATCTTTTTCGTGCTGATCGACGGCTGGTCACTTATTGCCGGCAGTCTGGTGCGTAGTTTCGCAAGCTGA
- a CDS encoding FliO/MopB family protein, with translation MTFNDILQMIAGLALVAGLIGLVALAIRRWGDRAGAPARGRRLALVESRQIDPKRRLVLIRRDDVEHLLLIGGDGDLVIERGIEVPEMAAAPAPLRGVEPAFRPTATPVAARDYPDDDEDDEPVLRVDRRGTERRRGFPPQPGRRIPPELDR, from the coding sequence ATGACGTTTAACGACATTCTCCAGATGATCGCCGGGCTGGCGCTCGTGGCCGGGCTGATCGGGCTTGTCGCCCTGGCGATCCGCCGCTGGGGCGACCGGGCGGGTGCCCCCGCCCGCGGCCGCCGGCTTGCGCTGGTCGAAAGCCGGCAGATCGATCCCAAGCGGCGCCTGGTGCTGATCCGCCGCGATGATGTGGAACATCTGCTGCTGATCGGCGGCGACGGCGATCTGGTGATCGAGCGCGGGATCGAGGTGCCGGAGATGGCCGCTGCACCGGCCCCCTTGCGCGGCGTCGAACCCGCCTTCCGCCCCACGGCCACCCCTGTCGCCGCCCGCGATTACCCCGACGACGACGAGGACGATGAGCCGGTGCTGCGCGTGGACCGCCGCGGCACCGAGCGGCGGCGCGGCTTCCCGCCTCAGCCGGGGCGGCGGATCCCGCCGGAGTTGGACCGGTGA
- a CDS encoding EscU/YscU/HrcU family type III secretion system export apparatus switch protein, with translation MTEKQPRQVAVALGFDPTGGEVPKVLAAGHGALAEKILAMAFASGIPVRRDADLAAILEALEPESPIPPAAFAAVAEILAHLYRLNGSLGGGGR, from the coding sequence ATGACCGAGAAGCAGCCACGCCAGGTGGCGGTGGCCCTTGGCTTCGATCCGACCGGCGGCGAGGTGCCCAAAGTGCTGGCGGCCGGTCACGGCGCCCTTGCCGAAAAGATCCTCGCCATGGCCTTCGCTTCGGGGATCCCCGTCCGGCGGGATGCCGATCTGGCAGCGATCCTTGAGGCACTGGAGCCGGAAAGCCCGATCCCGCCGGCCGCCTTTGCGGCGGTCGCGGAGATTCTGGCCCATCTCTACCGCCTGAACGGCAGCCTGGGCGGCGGTGGCCGCTGA
- the csrA gene encoding carbon storage regulator CsrA, which yields MLYLTRKVGEAVVINDEIEVTVIEVRGKTVRLGLTFPTDATVLRREVYDRVQAENRAALGLDIAGQTGAPEDVPAFVTRGPAPDEAG from the coding sequence ATGCTCTATCTGACCCGCAAGGTCGGTGAAGCGGTGGTGATCAACGACGAGATAGAGGTGACGGTCATCGAGGTGCGCGGCAAGACCGTGCGGCTCGGCCTGACCTTCCCCACCGACGCGACCGTACTCAGACGCGAGGTCTATGACCGGGTCCAGGCCGAAAACCGCGCGGCGCTGGGCCTGGACATAGCCGGGCAGACCGGCGCGCCGGAAGACGTGCCGGCCTTCGTGACCCGCGGCCCCGCGCCCGACGAGGCCGGCTGA
- a CDS encoding flagellar basal body rod protein FlgB: protein MDITRIPLFSSLKKRMGWLTERQAVLAQNIANVNTPGYKARDLKPVDFGAMAERASGLRMTGSTTSGGAAMGSAGELQMAATKTGHMAPAVAEGGYRATEDRKPLEVTIDENKINIEDQAVKLAGNASQFTLASTLYKKHMDMIRTALGRGGGAG, encoded by the coding sequence ATGGACATAACGCGCATACCGCTGTTCTCTTCCCTGAAGAAGCGGATGGGCTGGCTGACCGAACGTCAGGCGGTGCTGGCCCAGAACATAGCGAACGTGAACACGCCGGGCTATAAGGCGCGCGATCTGAAACCGGTCGATTTCGGCGCCATGGCCGAGCGGGCCTCGGGGCTTCGCATGACCGGCAGCACCACCAGCGGCGGCGCCGCCATGGGGTCGGCAGGCGAGTTGCAGATGGCGGCGACGAAAACCGGCCATATGGCGCCTGCCGTGGCCGAAGGTGGCTATCGCGCGACCGAGGACCGCAAGCCGCTGGAAGTCACGATCGACGAGAACAAGATCAATATCGAGGATCAGGCCGTGAAGCTGGCGGGCAATGCCAGTCAGTTCACGCTTGCATCGACCCTCTACAAGAAGCATATGGACATGATCCGCACCGCGCTGGGGCGCGGTGGCGGGGCAGGGTGA
- the flgC gene encoding flagellar basal body rod protein FlgC, whose amino-acid sequence MDLMKITRISAAGMQAQSERLRIVAENLANADSTGTTPGSEPYRRRTISFAEGLNKELGLPTVRVSRYGVDQSPFDREYDPGHPAADENGYVLRPNVNPVVEMVDMREAQRGYEANLSVIETTRTMVQRALDLLR is encoded by the coding sequence ATGGACCTGATGAAGATCACGCGGATCTCTGCGGCCGGCATGCAGGCGCAGTCGGAGCGCCTGCGAATCGTCGCGGAAAATCTCGCCAATGCCGACAGCACCGGAACCACGCCCGGCTCCGAGCCCTACCGGCGCCGGACGATCAGTTTCGCCGAGGGACTGAACAAGGAGCTGGGCCTGCCCACCGTCCGGGTATCGCGCTATGGGGTGGACCAGTCACCCTTCGATCGCGAATACGACCCCGGCCATCCGGCGGCGGATGAGAACGGCTATGTGCTCCGCCCCAACGTCAACCCTGTGGTCGAAATGGTCGACATGCGCGAGGCGCAGCGTGGCTACGAGGCCAATCTCAGCGTCATCGAGACCACCCGCACGATGGTGCAGCGCGCGCTCGACCTGCTGCGCTGA
- a CDS encoding flagellar hook-basal body complex protein FliE has protein sequence MDAKFASAAAAYANAARGIKAPGTEGGDRTGASGAFADMVSDVIGQSMKAGQASERAAMQAVSGTASLQDVVTSVAAAETSLQTVVAIRDRVIGAYQEIMRMPI, from the coding sequence ATGGATGCCAAGTTCGCCTCAGCTGCCGCCGCCTACGCCAATGCCGCCCGCGGCATCAAGGCGCCTGGCACCGAGGGCGGCGACCGGACCGGCGCTTCCGGCGCCTTCGCCGACATGGTGAGCGACGTCATCGGCCAGAGCATGAAGGCCGGGCAGGCGTCGGAGCGGGCGGCGATGCAGGCGGTTTCGGGCACCGCCAGCCTTCAGGACGTGGTGACTTCGGTGGCCGCTGCCGAGACCTCGCTGCAGACCGTGGTGGCGATCCGCGACCGGGTGATCGGCGCCTATCAGGAAATCATGCGCATGCCGATCTGA
- the fliQ gene encoding flagellar biosynthesis protein FliQ, whose protein sequence is MTPNEAIDIGREALWTMLKLGAPVMLVALTVGLAISLVQALTQIQEMTLSFVPKIIAIVVALVIFLPFMWTGMSDYTRLLYERIPAIGAAP, encoded by the coding sequence ATGACGCCCAACGAGGCAATCGATATCGGGCGCGAGGCGCTGTGGACGATGCTCAAGCTGGGCGCGCCGGTGATGCTGGTCGCGCTCACCGTCGGACTTGCCATTTCGCTGGTCCAGGCGCTGACCCAGATTCAGGAAATGACCCTGTCCTTCGTGCCGAAGATCATCGCCATCGTCGTGGCACTGGTGATCTTCCTGCCCTTCATGTGGACGGGCATGTCCGACTACACCCGCCTGCTCTACGAGCGCATCCCCGCCATCGGCGCGGCGCCATGA
- the fliR gene encoding flagellar biosynthetic protein FliR encodes MTDLLGVETFSVMLVFLRLGAALMLMPGIGETNVSARARLILALLLSVALAPVIETELPVVPDQPAEILRLAFLEAAVGILLGLMLRLLVAALHTAGVVISMQSGLATAMMYDPTQQAQGALPGNFLTALSLVLIFTSGMHLMMLGAVVHSYQTFPVGEPLPLGDAAEMMGRLLDAAFVLATQVAAPLLLVGTLFQVALGLLARLMPTIQVFFIAIPVQMLIGLSVMAITLSAAMLVWLDRVGQRLDMLLP; translated from the coding sequence ATGACCGACCTGCTGGGTGTCGAGACCTTTTCGGTCATGCTGGTGTTCCTGCGGCTGGGCGCCGCCCTGATGCTGATGCCGGGCATCGGTGAGACCAATGTCTCGGCCCGTGCCCGCCTGATCCTGGCCCTGCTGCTGTCGGTCGCTCTTGCCCCCGTGATCGAGACGGAGCTGCCGGTCGTGCCCGACCAGCCGGCGGAGATTTTGCGGCTCGCCTTTCTTGAAGCCGCGGTCGGCATCCTCCTCGGCCTGATGCTGCGGCTTCTGGTTGCGGCGCTGCATACGGCGGGCGTGGTCATCTCGATGCAGAGTGGCCTCGCCACCGCCATGATGTACGACCCCACCCAGCAGGCCCAGGGTGCGCTGCCCGGCAATTTCCTGACCGCATTGTCGCTGGTGCTGATCTTCACCAGCGGCATGCATCTGATGATGCTGGGCGCCGTCGTCCACAGCTATCAGACCTTCCCGGTCGGCGAGCCGCTGCCCCTGGGCGATGCCGCTGAAATGATGGGGCGGCTGCTGGATGCGGCCTTCGTGCTCGCAACTCAGGTCGCCGCCCCCCTGCTGCTGGTCGGCACGCTGTTCCAGGTGGCGCTGGGCCTGCTTGCCCGGCTGATGCCCACCATCCAGGTGTTCTTCATCGCCATTCCGGTCCAGATGCTGATCGGGCTCTCGGTCATGGCGATCACGCTGTCTGCCGCGATGCTGGTCTGGCTCGATCGGGTCGGTCAGCGTCTCGACATGCTCCTGCCCTGA
- the flhB gene encoding flagellar biosynthesis protein FlhB — protein MSEQSEDDSQKTEDPTPKKLEEARKKGQLPSSQEINHWLMLVAVSIAIVAVLPGMVRDVGLGLRGLIASADTFLMDPTAVGYLLRALAVQMLTWLALPVLVFIIAALASGFVQRGGNVSAESLKPSLDKISLIGGLKRQFSAKALVEFVKGVLKIIVVAGVSWLVARPRLEDLDLVPREAPVALMERLADDAFVIVLAAACVMTVIAAADYAFQRYTFMQQMRMSQREVRDEMKQSEGDPIIKARLRQIRMERARKRMMAAVPTADVVVTNPTHYAIALKYDPPKMHAPMVVAMGVDAVAFRIRDLALQNDVAVVENPPLARALWDTAEIDREIPVEHYQAVAEVIGYVFRAKGRRVRG, from the coding sequence ATGAGCGAGCAGAGCGAAGACGACAGCCAGAAAACCGAAGACCCCACGCCAAAAAAGCTGGAAGAGGCACGCAAGAAAGGTCAGCTTCCGTCCAGCCAGGAAATCAATCACTGGCTCATGCTGGTTGCGGTCTCGATCGCGATCGTGGCGGTGCTGCCGGGCATGGTGCGGGATGTCGGCCTGGGGCTGCGCGGGCTGATCGCCAGCGCCGATACCTTTCTGATGGACCCGACGGCTGTCGGCTATCTGCTCAGGGCTCTGGCCGTCCAGATGCTGACCTGGCTGGCATTGCCGGTGCTGGTGTTCATCATCGCCGCGCTTGCGTCGGGCTTCGTGCAGCGCGGCGGTAATGTTTCGGCGGAATCGCTGAAGCCCAGTCTCGACAAGATCTCGCTGATCGGCGGCTTGAAACGCCAGTTCTCGGCCAAGGCGCTGGTCGAGTTCGTGAAGGGCGTGCTCAAGATCATCGTGGTCGCCGGCGTGTCGTGGCTGGTGGCCCGGCCACGGCTGGAGGACCTGGATCTGGTGCCGCGTGAAGCGCCGGTCGCCCTGATGGAGCGGCTGGCCGACGATGCCTTCGTGATCGTGCTGGCGGCGGCCTGTGTGATGACGGTGATCGCGGCCGCCGACTACGCCTTTCAGCGCTACACCTTCATGCAGCAGATGCGGATGTCGCAGCGCGAGGTGCGCGACGAGATGAAGCAGAGCGAAGGCGACCCGATCATCAAGGCGCGGCTGCGCCAGATCCGCATGGAACGCGCCCGCAAGCGCATGATGGCGGCGGTCCCCACCGCCGATGTCGTGGTCACCAACCCGACCCATTATGCCATCGCCCTGAAATACGATCCGCCCAAGATGCACGCGCCCATGGTGGTGGCGATGGGTGTGGATGCCGTCGCCTTCCGCATCCGCGATCTGGCGCTGCAGAACGATGTGGCGGTGGTGGAAAACCCGCCTCTTGCCCGCGCCTTGTGGGACACGGCCGAAATCGATCGCGAAATCCCGGTCGAGCATTATCAGGCCGTTGCCGAGGTGATCGGCTATGTCTTCCGGGCCAAAGGGCGGCGCGTGCGCGGATGA
- a CDS encoding ATP-binding protein produces the protein MEALKGATQAVMRDLVIGITGIALLAGSTGIELGGMPESGMTTLVDVGGLILIIFAGAGLARSAMLQVAAVDARPESPTIPDIVLEALPEAAASLQLPPPPPPEAGPARGLDLDIVPIEPAEDRFRRLFDLAPIGIALVDDRGGVLAANAALIRLTGEDRLEAGHSFIDLVVHDRRFALSDAFDAIFGGAERITAPIEVSFRQRPDRVAALMLRRADEDHLAAALIHIIDVTERKELEVQFAQSQKMQAVGQLAGGVAHDFNNLLTAMIGFCDLLLMRHPPGDASFADVMQIKQNANRAANLVRQLLAFSRQQTLQPRVLDITDVLAELTHLLRRLLGEAIMLDVHHGRDLAPVRVDQGQLEQVIINLAVNARDAMPSGGQLSVATRNFASEDTLAMDRDWMMAGGRERVPTGDYVMVELRDTGSGIPRDILPKIFEPFFTTKAAGQGTGLGLATAYGIIRQTGGFLFVRSEPGRGTAFRILLPRHTEVETSGLEIDLAPEVAPPRKSEIAGSGGRVLFVEDEDPVRAFAARALRQRGFTVEEAESADVAAARLDELVQAGIDVLVTDVVMPGMDGPALAEKVREKVPGVSIVFISGYAEDTFRRRLGDDPNVRFLPKPFNLKQLVQTVRDAMDDATG, from the coding sequence ATGGAAGCATTGAAGGGCGCGACCCAGGCAGTGATGCGTGATCTGGTGATCGGCATCACCGGCATCGCCCTTCTGGCGGGCAGTACCGGGATCGAGCTGGGCGGTATGCCGGAAAGCGGCATGACCACACTGGTCGATGTCGGCGGCCTGATCCTGATCATCTTTGCCGGGGCCGGGCTGGCCCGCTCGGCGATGCTGCAGGTGGCGGCCGTCGATGCGCGGCCGGAAAGCCCGACCATCCCGGATATCGTGCTCGAAGCCCTGCCCGAGGCGGCGGCATCATTGCAGCTGCCGCCTCCGCCGCCGCCCGAGGCCGGCCCCGCTCGCGGGCTCGATCTCGATATCGTGCCGATCGAGCCGGCCGAAGACCGCTTTCGGCGTCTGTTCGATCTGGCGCCGATCGGCATCGCCCTGGTCGACGACCGGGGGGGCGTGCTGGCGGCCAATGCCGCCCTGATCCGTCTGACCGGCGAGGATCGCCTGGAGGCGGGGCACAGCTTCATCGATCTGGTGGTCCATGACCGCCGCTTTGCGCTGTCCGATGCCTTTGATGCGATTTTCGGCGGGGCCGAGCGCATCACCGCACCGATCGAGGTCTCGTTCCGTCAGCGTCCTGATCGCGTGGCCGCCCTGATGCTGCGCCGTGCCGATGAAGACCATCTGGCCGCGGCCCTGATCCATATCATCGACGTCACCGAACGCAAGGAGCTGGAGGTCCAGTTCGCCCAATCGCAGAAGATGCAGGCCGTGGGCCAGTTGGCCGGTGGCGTCGCCCACGATTTCAACAACCTGCTGACGGCCATGATCGGCTTCTGCGACCTGTTGCTGATGCGCCATCCGCCGGGTGACGCGTCTTTTGCCGACGTCATGCAGATCAAGCAGAATGCCAATCGCGCGGCCAATCTGGTCCGCCAGCTGCTCGCCTTCTCGCGCCAGCAGACCCTGCAACCGCGGGTGCTGGACATCACCGACGTGCTGGCCGAACTCACCCATCTGCTCCGCCGGCTGCTGGGTGAGGCGATCATGCTCGACGTCCATCACGGTCGCGATCTGGCGCCCGTCCGGGTGGATCAGGGGCAGCTGGAACAGGTGATCATCAACCTGGCCGTCAATGCCCGCGACGCGATGCCGAGCGGCGGACAGCTGTCGGTCGCAACCCGCAATTTCGCGAGCGAGGATACGCTGGCGATGGATCGCGACTGGATGATGGCCGGCGGGCGCGAACGGGTGCCGACCGGCGATTATGTGATGGTCGAACTGCGCGATACCGGCTCGGGCATTCCGCGCGACATCCTGCCCAAGATCTTCGAGCCCTTCTTCACCACCAAGGCGGCCGGGCAGGGCACCGGGCTCGGCCTCGCCACCGCCTATGGCATCATCCGCCAGACCGGTGGCTTCCTGTTCGTGCGCAGCGAACCCGGTCGTGGCACCGCCTTCCGCATTCTGCTGCCCCGCCATACCGAGGTGGAGACTTCAGGGCTCGAAATCGACCTCGCCCCCGAAGTGGCACCGCCACGCAAATCCGAAATTGCCGGCTCCGGCGGCCGGGTGCTGTTCGTCGAGGACGAGGATCCGGTACGGGCCTTCGCTGCAAGGGCCTTGCGCCAGCGTGGCTTCACCGTCGAAGAGGCCGAAAGCGCCGATGTGGCGGCGGCCCGGCTCGATGAACTGGTCCAGGCCGGCATCGACGTGCTGGTCACCGACGTGGTCATGCCGGGTATGGATGGGCCGGCGCTGGCGGAGAAGGTGCGCGAGAAGGTGCCCGGCGTCTCGATCGTCTTCATCTCGGGCTATGCCGAAGACACCTTCCGCCGCCGGCTTGGCGACGACCCAAACGTCCGCTTCCTGCCCAAACCCTTCAATCTGAAGCAGCTGGTCCAGACGGTGCGTGACGCAATGGACGACGCCACCGGCTGA
- the recA gene encoding recombinase RecA, which produces MVQTELRLTGKDEMDKQKALEAALGQIERAFGKGSVMKLGQQEKVDVDVVPTGSLALDIALGVGGFPRGRVIEIYGPESSGKTTLALHAIAEAQRGGGTCAFVDAEHALDPSYARKLGVNIDELIISQPDTGEQALEIADTLVRSGAIDVLVVDSVAALTPKAELEGEMGDSHVGLQARLMSQALRKLTGSISRSRCVVIFINQIRMKIGVMYGSPETTAGGNALKFYASVRLDIRRIGAVKEREEVVGSQTRVKVVKNKVAPPFRQVEFDIMYGEGVSKTGELIDMGVKQGIVEKSGSWYSYGDQRIGQGRENAKTFLRDNPEIAREVENRVREAYGLGANKTPLALVAGTAFSASDDED; this is translated from the coding sequence ATGGTTCAAACCGAACTGCGCCTGACAGGCAAGGACGAGATGGACAAGCAGAAGGCACTCGAAGCCGCGCTCGGTCAGATCGAGCGCGCGTTCGGCAAGGGCTCGGTGATGAAGCTCGGCCAGCAGGAAAAGGTCGATGTGGATGTCGTGCCGACGGGCTCTCTCGCCCTTGACATCGCTCTCGGCGTCGGGGGTTTTCCCCGTGGCCGCGTGATCGAGATCTATGGCCCGGAAAGTTCGGGCAAGACCACGCTCGCGCTGCATGCGATCGCCGAGGCTCAGCGCGGCGGCGGCACCTGCGCCTTCGTCGATGCCGAGCACGCGCTGGATCCGTCCTATGCGCGTAAGCTGGGCGTGAACATCGACGAGCTGATCATCAGCCAGCCCGACACGGGTGAGCAGGCGCTCGAAATCGCCGACACACTGGTCCGCTCGGGCGCGATCGACGTTCTGGTGGTGGACAGTGTCGCGGCGCTGACGCCCAAGGCGGAGCTTGAAGGCGAGATGGGCGACAGCCATGTCGGCCTGCAGGCCCGGCTGATGAGCCAGGCGCTGCGCAAGCTGACCGGCTCTATCTCGCGCTCGCGCTGCGTGGTGATCTTCATCAACCAGATCCGGATGAAGATCGGCGTGATGTATGGCAGCCCCGAGACGACTGCGGGCGGCAATGCACTCAAATTCTACGCCTCGGTTCGCCTCGACATCCGCCGTATCGGCGCGGTGAAGGAGCGTGAAGAGGTCGTGGGCAGCCAGACCCGCGTCAAGGTGGTGAAGAACAAGGTCGCGCCGCCCTTCCGGCAGGTCGAGTTCGACATCATGTATGGCGAAGGCGTGTCGAAGACCGGCGAGCTGATCGACATGGGCGTCAAGCAGGGCATCGTCGAGAAGTCGGGCTCCTGGTACTCCTATGGTGACCAGCGCATCGGCCAAGGGCGCGAGAACGCCAAGACCTTCCTGCGCGACAATCCCGAGATTGCCCGCGAGGTCGAGAATCGGGTGCGCGAGGCTTATGGCCTTGGTGCCAACAAGACCCCGCTCGCCCTGGTTGCCGGCACCGCCTTCTCGGCATCCGACGACGAGGACTGA